From a single Oncorhynchus nerka isolate Pitt River linkage group LG11, Oner_Uvic_2.0, whole genome shotgun sequence genomic region:
- the LOC115136662 gene encoding CMP-N-acetylneuraminate-beta-galactosamide-alpha-2,3-sialyltransferase 4-like isoform X2 — MKMSLKTAKTWCFRLIAIVLFFVSYYCSHVFLQSYGGTSKSPPTPSKSLCGGWLKQKWESLNFNISRQTQLFFKLDDFFWRHNQSTLALPYGIKGSELLLLKVLAIIANYKMPASIDSLDCRTCAVIGNGFAIKNSSLGGIINEYDVVIRLNDAPVRGYEDDVGNKTTMRLFYPESASYNPSMHNDPDTLMVLVPFKQQDLRWLKEILYDEKRVRKGFWKPPPQIWLGSTSRIRVLDPHFLHGTASSLLQIPLHPKRKQKPVHPTTGILAVFVALNYCDVVHIAGFGYPASKNQKYPIHYYGYDTMKSMKVSVHGILLNSHVRDEHYEIHEGFLPRPYP, encoded by the exons ATGAAGATGTCCCTAAAGACTGCTAAAA CATGGTGCTTTAGACTGATCGCTATTGTTCTGTTCTTCGTCTCCTACTACTGCTCCCATGTCTTCCTCCAGAG CTATGGAGGCACCAGCAAGTCTCCTCCAACTCCGAGCAAGTCACTGTGTGGTGGCTGGCTAAAGCAGAAGTGGGAGAGCCTCAATTTTAA CATTAGCAGACAAACACAGCTCTTCTTCAAACTGGATGATTTCTTCTGGCGACATAATCAGTCCACTCTTGCATTACCCTACGGTATTAAAGGCAGTG aGTTGCTGCTGCTGAAGGTTTTAGCCATTATTGCCAATTACAAAATGCCGGCCAGCATTGATAG TCTAGACTGCAGAACGTGTGCAGTCATAGGAAATGGGTTTGCCATTAAAAACAGCTCCTTGGGCGGCATCATCAACGAGTACGACGTGGTGATCCG GCTAAATGACGCCCCCGTCAGAGGTTATGAGGACGACGTGGGGAACAAGACCACTATGCGTCTCTTCTACCCTGAGTCGGCCTCCTACAACCCCAGCATGCACAATGACCCCGACACCCTCATGGTCCTAGTGCCTTTCAAACAGCAGGACCTCCGCTGGCTCAAGGAGATCCTGTACGACGAGAAGAGG gtgaGGAAGGGTTTCTGGAAGCCCCCTCCACAGATCTGGCTAGGCAGTACCAGTCGCATCCGGGTACTGGACCCTCACTTCCTGCATGGGACGGCCAGCAGTCTGCTACAAATCCCCCTTCACCCAAAGAGAAAACAG AAACCAGTACACCCCACCACAGGGATCCTAGCCGTGTTTGTGGCACTCAACTACTGTGACGTGGTGCACATAGCTGGGTTTGGATATCCAGCATCCAAAAACCAGAAGTATCCTATACACTACTATGGATATGACACTATGAAATCCATGAAGGTGAGTGTACATGGGATTTTACTCAACTCCCATGTCAGGGATGAACACTATGAAATCCATGAAG GATTCCTACCACGACCTTACCCATGA
- the LOC115136662 gene encoding CMP-N-acetylneuraminate-beta-galactosamide-alpha-2,3-sialyltransferase 4-like isoform X1, with the protein MKMSLKTAKTWCFRLIAIVLFFVSYYCSHVFLQSYGGTSKSPPTPSKSLCGGWLKQKWESLNFNISRQTQLFFKLDDFFWRHNQSTLALPYGIKGSELLLLKVLAIIANYKMPASIDSLDCRTCAVIGNGFAIKNSSLGGIINEYDVVIRLNDAPVRGYEDDVGNKTTMRLFYPESASYNPSMHNDPDTLMVLVPFKQQDLRWLKEILYDEKRVRKGFWKPPPQIWLGSTSRIRVLDPHFLHGTASSLLQIPLHPKRKQKPVHPTTGILAVFVALNYCDVVHIAGFGYPASKNQKYPIHYYGYDTMKSMKDSYHDLTHEAEALKQLEDSGAIISTHKPRW; encoded by the exons ATGAAGATGTCCCTAAAGACTGCTAAAA CATGGTGCTTTAGACTGATCGCTATTGTTCTGTTCTTCGTCTCCTACTACTGCTCCCATGTCTTCCTCCAGAG CTATGGAGGCACCAGCAAGTCTCCTCCAACTCCGAGCAAGTCACTGTGTGGTGGCTGGCTAAAGCAGAAGTGGGAGAGCCTCAATTTTAA CATTAGCAGACAAACACAGCTCTTCTTCAAACTGGATGATTTCTTCTGGCGACATAATCAGTCCACTCTTGCATTACCCTACGGTATTAAAGGCAGTG aGTTGCTGCTGCTGAAGGTTTTAGCCATTATTGCCAATTACAAAATGCCGGCCAGCATTGATAG TCTAGACTGCAGAACGTGTGCAGTCATAGGAAATGGGTTTGCCATTAAAAACAGCTCCTTGGGCGGCATCATCAACGAGTACGACGTGGTGATCCG GCTAAATGACGCCCCCGTCAGAGGTTATGAGGACGACGTGGGGAACAAGACCACTATGCGTCTCTTCTACCCTGAGTCGGCCTCCTACAACCCCAGCATGCACAATGACCCCGACACCCTCATGGTCCTAGTGCCTTTCAAACAGCAGGACCTCCGCTGGCTCAAGGAGATCCTGTACGACGAGAAGAGG gtgaGGAAGGGTTTCTGGAAGCCCCCTCCACAGATCTGGCTAGGCAGTACCAGTCGCATCCGGGTACTGGACCCTCACTTCCTGCATGGGACGGCCAGCAGTCTGCTACAAATCCCCCTTCACCCAAAGAGAAAACAG AAACCAGTACACCCCACCACAGGGATCCTAGCCGTGTTTGTGGCACTCAACTACTGTGACGTGGTGCACATAGCTGGGTTTGGATATCCAGCATCCAAAAACCAGAAGTATCCTATACACTACTATGGATATGACACTATGAAATCCATGAAG GATTCCTACCACGACCTTACCCATGAAGCAGAAGCCTTAAAACAACTAGAGGATTCGGGGGCTATCAT ATCTACACACAAGCCTAGGTGGTAG